In the genome of Fusobacterium necrogenes, one region contains:
- a CDS encoding amino acid ABC transporter permease — protein MDSNVLFILQGLGLTVKLYIITMVFSLPLGVIISLGRISKNPLLSNGIQVYTWIFRGTPLLLQLFFVYYGLPVIGITLSPFTAAALTFVVNYTAYFCEIFRGSILGIDKGQYEAAKVLGMSYWQTMVRIIIPQALITALPPLGNEAIALIKDTSLISAIGMAEILRNSREIVTRDFSITPFIICAVIYLILSTIVVIFFERVEKKVMI, from the coding sequence ATGGATAGTAATGTTTTATTTATATTACAAGGCTTGGGACTGACGGTAAAGTTATATATAATAACAATGGTATTTTCGTTACCTTTAGGGGTTATCATATCATTAGGAAGAATATCTAAAAACCCTCTTTTAAGTAATGGGATACAAGTTTATACTTGGATATTTAGAGGAACTCCATTACTGTTACAACTTTTCTTTGTATATTATGGATTACCTGTGATAGGAATTACTTTATCTCCTTTTACAGCTGCAGCCCTTACATTTGTGGTTAATTATACAGCCTATTTTTGTGAGATATTCAGAGGAAGTATATTAGGTATAGACAAAGGACAGTATGAAGCTGCTAAAGTTTTAGGAATGAGTTATTGGCAAACAATGGTTAGAATAATTATTCCTCAAGCTTTAATTACAGCTCTTCCACCTTTAGGAAACGAAGCAATAGCACTTATAAAAGATACCTCATTAATTTCAGCAATAGGTATGGCAGAGATATTAAGAAATTCAAGAGAAATAGTAACTAGAGATTTTTCAATTACCCCATTTATAATTTGTGCAGTTATATATCTAATACTTTCAACAATTGTTGTAATATTCTTTGAAAGAGTAGAGAAAAAGGTGATGATATAA
- a CDS encoding amino acid ABC transporter ATP-binding protein, translated as MIIKIRDLHKNYEGNIEILKGVNLDIEKGEVVSIIGASGGGKSTLLRCMIDLEEIHSGTIETPDKKKMGMVFQSFNLFPHKTALQNIMESLIVVDKMPKEEAKKIGLELLDKVGLKDRANFYPKALSGGQKQRVAIARAMAKNPEVLLFDEPTSALDPEMVNEVLNVIQNLRDTTDMTMVIVSHEIEFVNKISDRIVVMENGNIKEIRKNK; from the coding sequence ATGATTATAAAGATAAGGGATCTACATAAAAATTATGAAGGAAATATAGAGATATTAAAAGGTGTAAATTTAGATATAGAAAAGGGAGAGGTTGTTTCAATAATAGGAGCTTCAGGTGGGGGAAAATCAACTCTTCTCAGATGTATGATAGATTTAGAGGAGATACACAGTGGAACTATAGAAACTCCTGATAAAAAGAAAATGGGGATGGTTTTCCAATCTTTTAATCTTTTCCCACATAAAACAGCTCTTCAAAATATAATGGAATCCTTAATAGTAGTAGATAAAATGCCAAAGGAAGAAGCTAAAAAAATAGGTTTGGAGTTATTGGATAAGGTGGGATTAAAAGATAGAGCTAATTTTTATCCTAAGGCTTTATCAGGAGGTCAAAAACAAAGGGTTGCTATAGCTAGAGCAATGGCAAAAAATCCAGAAGTTTTACTTTTTGATGAGCCGACTTCTGCACTTGATCCTGAAATGGTAAATGAAGTTTTAAATGTTATTCAAAATCTAAGAGATACGACAGATATGACAATGGTAATAGTAAGTCATGAGATAGAGTTTGTGAATAAGATATCTGATAGAATAGTTGTCATGGAAAATGGGAATATTAAGGAAATAAGAAAAAATAAATAA
- a CDS encoding PTS sugar transporter subunit IIA, whose product MGLFDFFKKKSNEEWFEIYSPLNGKVIDLSEVPDDAFSQKMVGDGCAIDPAEGAICAPVSGDIGIFETNHAVTFETENGLELIVHFGVDTVELKGEGFKKLTDADSAKVGDKLVEYDLAFLKEKAPSVKTPVIIASMDAVEKIDVVAKGKDVKVGDLIMKVLLKK is encoded by the coding sequence ATGGGATTATTTGATTTTTTCAAAAAGAAAAGTAATGAGGAATGGTTTGAAATCTACTCTCCATTAAATGGAAAAGTAATAGATTTATCTGAAGTTCCTGATGATGCTTTTTCTCAAAAAATGGTAGGAGATGGATGTGCTATTGATCCTGCTGAAGGAGCAATTTGTGCACCAGTTTCTGGAGATATTGGGATTTTTGAAACTAATCATGCTGTAACTTTCGAAACTGAAAATGGACTAGAATTAATTGTTCACTTTGGAGTAGATACAGTAGAATTAAAAGGAGAAGGATTTAAAAAATTAACTGATGCAGATTCTGCTAAAGTTGGAGATAAATTAGTTGAATATGACTTAGCTTTTCTGAAGGAAAAAGCTCCATCTGTTAAAACTCCTGTCATCATCGCTAGTATGGATGCAGTAGAAAAAATAGATGTTGTAGCTAAAGGAAAAGATGTTAAAGTTGGAGATCTTATCATGAAGGTTTTATTAAAAAAATAA
- a CDS encoding amino acid ABC transporter substrate-binding protein, translating to MKKVVMCLMMMVSVFISSFGADKSLEEIKKKGYFIVGLDATFAPMGFRDEKGEIVGLDIDLAKEVAKRMGVEARFKPSEWDAIIFELRSKNIDMVWNGMTVTPAREKQVAFTKPYLTDNQIIFTRKGTEPAKVQDLAGKVVGVQLGSSGAQSVEDNPIRKEIKELKKYATNVEALLDLEAGRLDAVVMDEISGKYYNAKKSTLTYSVETLADENYAVALRKQDKTLLNEINRLLDEMKKDGTFDKIVEKWLGK from the coding sequence ATGAAAAAAGTAGTTATGTGTTTAATGATGATGGTGAGTGTTTTTATTAGTTCTTTTGGTGCAGATAAGTCACTAGAAGAGATAAAGAAAAAAGGATATTTTATAGTAGGATTAGATGCCACTTTTGCACCTATGGGATTTAGAGACGAAAAAGGTGAAATAGTAGGTTTAGATATAGATTTAGCTAAAGAAGTAGCTAAAAGAATGGGAGTTGAAGCTAGATTTAAACCTAGTGAATGGGATGCTATAATATTCGAATTAAGAAGTAAAAATATAGACATGGTTTGGAATGGAATGACAGTTACTCCAGCTAGAGAAAAACAAGTAGCTTTTACGAAACCTTATCTAACTGATAATCAAATAATTTTTACCAGAAAGGGAACTGAACCTGCTAAAGTTCAAGATTTAGCTGGAAAAGTTGTAGGTGTTCAATTAGGAAGTTCAGGTGCTCAATCAGTGGAAGATAATCCAATTAGAAAAGAGATAAAGGAATTAAAAAAATATGCTACAAATGTTGAGGCACTTTTAGATTTAGAAGCAGGAAGATTAGATGCAGTGGTTATGGATGAAATTTCAGGGAAATATTATAATGCTAAAAAATCTACATTGACTTATTCAGTAGAAACTTTAGCTGATGAGAATTATGCAGTAGCTTTAAGAAAACAAGATAAAACTCTTCTAAATGAAATTAATAGATTGCTAGATGAGATGAAAAAAGATGGAACATTTGATAAAATAGTAGAAAAATGGCTTGGAAAATAA